The sequence TGTCTATGTTTAATTGTTCGTATAATTGTATATCAACATAGATAATTGGGCGTTAAAATGTACACTACATATGCATGATAACTAGTAAACCTATGTCCTCTGTGCAGCTATTGTGCATTAATCTTCTTCACCTGAATGTACACACAATATAGCTGGTTTGTAAGTTTGTTCGTACGcatatatgtaatttatgtaGCCAAAAGTATATGCCCCAATTATTATACATATATGAAAGCTATACAAGTGTATACGTGCGTGTGTGTACACATTTGAAAGTGCGCATATTTTGCACAGACGCCCACATCATGCGAAAAATTTTGTGTCATATCCCATTATAACACATTATGATATACATGATGAGTTTTCATTGTCATATGAATTGTCGTCTAATTACATTTGTGTTGATCATTTAATGTCATGTGCATTACTTTCTCAAATGTAGGAGATGAATGCATTGTTCGTTATTCAATAAGATTACATATAGTTATATCATTCATTGCCCAATGTCTACATTTAATGAGGTCATTCAATGTCATGTGCACTACTTTGTCAAATTTAAGAGATGAACATTGTTCATTATTCAATGAGATCATAGGTGGTGATATCATTCATTGCTCAATGTCTACaattgcataattaaatgtaattCTAAACTTCAAAAAGTGTTGAACTTGATATTTTGGCATCGATTACCTCAATTTGTAATACGACACATGTATTTGAACTCCACTATTAAAAAGATATGTGTGATCATGGGGTATGAGTACAATACATAAGCTAGAAGAGTACAAATGCGTCTCAATTGAGCACATAACGTTATATTTTTCAGGATAAAATTTTGAACCACTATGATCGACCTTCACAAGTAATAGTAAGTTAGTTTCGAATTGTCTTCGATTtgagataatttcaaatatatttgaaacaatATCGGATATTTGTGGGATAAGCAGATAGACAATTTGGAATGAGAGACCCAATCTTTGCACATGTACAAAGATTATATGATTTGTTGCATAACACACATTATGATTTTTATGATAAATTTTCATTGTCATATGAATTATCGTCCAATTATATTTGTATTGGTCATCCAACATCACGTGCACTATTTTTGTCAAATATATGAGACGCATGCATTGTGCTTGATTTGGGAtaattccaaatatatttggaacaatccCATATATTTACGGAATAAATAGATAGATGATTGAGAATGAAATACTCATTTTTTAGGGAAATATGACAAAAACTTTGACGACTCGTTCTTTTGAGGCAGTATGAAAGTGAAACTCACTGTTTTGGGACTATATGATTCAAGTTGCCATGTTAAAATGTCGAGTACATTGAAATTGTAATACATCAATTTGTATTTATGTTCCAATGTGTCAAGTTCTAGGATATAAGGACAGAGACAGTCGCATAAGTGTTAATATGTGGTACATGGTACGTACATTTAATACAAAAAGTCTATCTGATTTACgatcataaaattatatttaccCTCACAATACAAACAAAAAATGACATCATTATGACATACTCTGCATCACTACATATAAAATGTGCCTTAATCATAAATCAAACGTTGATTGTGCCTCAAtcataaatcaaacattgaactttaaataaaaactaacTTAAACAAAGAACACATTTCATAAATTAATCAATGAAATTACACATCATTCAAGTGTCTATCCTCattcataaacataaaataaagtTTCAACCAAACAACTTCTACATAAACTACAACTTACGAACCAATTTCATACGAAACGACAACATAAGAGGATACAATATATAATAGTACACTACAAACAGAAGTAAAATTAACATAAAACAACAGTGTGTTCCACAAAATCATCTAAACAAGCGTAAATCAACAATGCTTTCACTGGAACATGTATATCTCTTCAAAGGTAAAGTCGTGCCCGAGCCAACTTCCAAAAACCGCTTTTCTTGTGCAAGTGTAAATATGGAGCATACGTCGCTTTCTAGATTATAGAAgcctaatatttttttattaggcgGTAACTTCTCAACACCTAAAATGAAAGCAAAATAATTTACATTGATCTTAAAAATATATAGTatatacaaattttaataaaattggagaataataaataatttagtatTATTAGCTTCACAAAATTATCTACTAATTGTTACAAACAATAAGCTGATGACTCCCCATAAATAGTCGTTCAACTTCCTTGATCATCTCAGGATGTCTGTTTGAGAAAAAGTGAACTCGTCGAATAGAATGCATTGATACGAAAGAAAAAATACTTCTCAGATGATAGTGAAGATATGTATCAAAGAATAATGGTTTCTAGTGAAATTTCAGCACATTGTTTCTCAGGCTCACAAAAATATCCATCAAACTACTATCAGTAAATATTGAAATCACAAAAAGTTTCTTCTTGTACTTGTAGCAACCAAAAAACAAAATTGTAGTAACCCGGTTTTTGTTTTAAGCAATTAAGTACCTAAGCAAGCTAGAATGGTTAAAACATGGTCAAGGAATTAAATTTGGGTTTATTAAGTAGAAAATTGGATTCAGGACGTTCAAAAATGGTCCGAAAGGTTCCAAGGACCAAAGTGGTTCGGAAGGTTCGAACTTGAGAGCTAGGGAAATCGGTGGTTCTGAAGTGTTCGAAAAAAAGCGATgtagttcggaagcttcgaacctacgatcgaaagttccgaagtCCTGCGGTCAGACAGGGTATGGGTTTTTGATTGAAagggcgatcggaagctctgaagagcattcggaacgtccgaactggCGATCGAAAGGTCCgatcttcgtctataaatagaagtgaTATTTCTCATAGTCAGTGTGTGTTTTAGGTGTGGGTTTCGAGCCAGTATCTGATTCTTAGTGTTTTTAGTCGCCTTTTCGAGGGTCGGGCATTGGCGAGGTGCTACTGGGCTTGTAGCTGAGCCGAGCTTGGGTCAGGGTCTTCGATATCAGCGAgctgacgacgaacgcaggtaAAATTCTGGACTCTTAGTAGCTATTGGGAGTAGCTATTAatctagttaagacttttagataaGTATTGGTGATGTGGTGTTATCTTGACTTGTAGACTCAGATTGTAGACAATTATTCTTGTAGGTCAGTgagttgaggtacgtaagtactgactgagatatccaaTGGGTATGTGTTGTATTATTATGTATTGCATTACTATCTGCATGAAATGCATGATATTACTGTTCATGGCATATAATGAGCATTATCATATCACGTCGAGCCTGTATATTCTTTCAAAAGATAGCCTGTTGTTTCTAAGGCTGAGCTATCATATCACGTCGAGCCTGTATATTCTTTCAAAAGATAGCCTGTTGTTTCTAAGGCTGCTCAGCCCTAGGGTTTCTTTGtacgatcgggtaccgtgtgacacccactgtATCGACAGAGCAACGTGTGCGGTTTTACCCAGGATGGTGATATTCCAAGATCAGGTTTtagtatgtgtggcacccactgtATCTTCGGAGCAGCGTGCACATACTAGTAGCGCCTGTGTTCTGAGAATGATGTTCCAAAACTTGTTCTCAGTGTACCAGAGGATTCATTATtccatgttgcatgcattatattgaCTTGTGTACTCATACTTTACGTTCTGGGCATTAGCGATCACGTTCATGTTTTTATCTCGGACATCCCATTCGATGAGACATGTTTGCAGGTGGATCAGGATCGAGTTCAATGGTTGACTAGTGATTAAGGCTTGGCAGTAAGGGATCACCAGAGGTTTTTAGTTTTAGACTTTATTTCTgtatttatttattcgatttgggtTGTATTGATTAGGTTTCAGTGATTTACCGGTTGTATTTCTGCCGGCTGTTGGATGGTTTAAGTTTTCCGAAGTTTCTTTGATTATCGTTGTTTAAGTTTTAATGGCATGCGTAAGATTTGTTTAGTAGGCGAATTCGGAATGGGTCACTACATAATATTACAAGAACCACTTCTAGATTTCATTATCAAActatttgaaaaaattatttaatacaaTAAGATAAAAATTGAAAATCATACATTCATTCATATAATACATATTACACAAAAAAATAGTACACAATAACAAATTCAAGCAGtcgatttttattttaatgataaaaTTATCAATATATAAGTCATAATGCAACACTAAAACCAATATTTAGTAGGAATTAAATCGTTATAATCGAGAACAACAAGGAATTTCAACTACTCTTACCCAAAATTGTGGTAAATGAGCTTCATTCCCACTCACAGACGGAACAACCAGAGATTGACCAATAAATCTGTATAATTCACACGATGACATGAAAATTTAATAGAACCACTAATACCATAATCAGTTTCAAAGAATCGTTCAATTGAAAATGATACAAACAATTACAATACATCAAACATTGCGATGCAATTTTTTGGctgtaaatttttaaaaatctaaaatagtactttaaatatttgaaataatgttttttttttcaaaaagattttcACGTTCCAAAAATAATTCACAACGATTAGCAATATTTTCTTCAATCCAATTCGAAGCAGATCTACAATATTGTGGCGGGTGGATTAATCATTTATGGTTGAAAAATAAACTTGGAGATACGACTCAAATAaggaaataaaacaaatgtcgAGCTTTGTCAGACAATGAAATAAATTTGATGACACGGGTAATGAACGCAAATAAAAATTTACTAATAGAGATTTGTGGACCATTTTCCCTAATAATAAgaataagaataataataaaaagaataaattttttttgaagcaataataataaaaataacaaaaatatataaaaagaaaaattaataaaaatgcatgcaacaCTCATCAAGTTGATGAGTTAGGCCTTCTTCTCTACgccactctctctctctctctctctctctctctctgtgaACTCTTCATCTCTCTGCGCAGCCACAAATCCTTCTTCCTCAAGCTTTTAATTTAACAAAAACCCTAATCAATCCCTGCGCACATTCTTTCACTCTACGATACATCATATGCGTAGGCGTTTTGGGTTTGCGCGATTCAGTCTTGCAATGAAATTTCTCCGCCGATCACGCTTCACATAGGTGTCTTTCTACGTGTTTGGAGTTTTGATCGTTGATATGGCCTCTACGGTTCCAGCCAAGTCCCAGCCGCTGCATAATTTCAATCTGCCTCATCTCAAGTGGAACAAGGACGGCCACTCCAATGCCCACCACCAGCGCCGCCGCTCCGTCAAATCGCCGTTAAGGAGGCCTAATCCGTCTCCCGTGTCCCCACTCCGTCATTCTCCCTTGCGAGATTCCGTTTCGGCGTCACCCTTGGGCGATTCTGCGTCGCCGTTAGCGTTTGAGTCTACGGATAAGTTGCTGAAACGGTCTAAGGTCGGTGGCGGAGAATCTTCTAACCAGTCTTCTGAAGGCGTATGGACGAAACAGTCGCTGATGGGTGGCGACTCGGTCAAGAAGTTACCGATCCGTGGTGACTCTGTGAGGCAATCTTCAAAGCGTGAGTTTGCTGCTGAATCGGAGGCTTTGGGGGAGAATAAAGGTTGTTTGATTGAGTACAGGAGGAACCATTCGAAGAATCCTTCGCGTGTAAGCATAAAGAATGGTGCTTATGCATCAAATTCTGAACGAGCGGAGGAGAAACCGGGAAAGAAGCAGAAAGTGATAGATGGCGGATCAAACACagttaataaatcaaaaatctTGATCAAAATTCCTCCCAAGAACAAATCTGAAGAAGACGGTAGTATATTGGAGGGACTGAGGGAGCTCGACATTAATGATGACGGGGATGAGACTCGCGTGGTGGAAGAAGAGGGAAAGACGGGTAATAATATCGATGAAGAAACAAAGATTTGGAATTTGAGGCCGCGAAAGCCTATCAACAAGTGCGTCAATATGAACGGAGATGGGGCAAGAATTATTGCATCGGCTATGTCTGATAAGAATAAAGCTCATTCACCCTCGAGGAATCAGACCAATAGATCAGGGGAAATTGAAGGGAAttgcggtggaggtggagggggggaaaagaaagtgaagaaaaaacTCAGTGTTTTGATTGCCTTGACCAAGGAGGAGATCGAAGAGGATATTTTCTCTATGACTGGATCAAAGCCAGCGAGGAGGCCCAGGAAGAGGGCCAAGAACGTACAGAAACAAGTGGATGTAAGAAAAGCTTTGTTCACTCGTGATTTAATTTTGTTAGATTGATTTGGATGGAATTGTTTGTTTTCAGTATGGTGTTTTTATATCAGTTTTCTATTTTAAGCATAAttattttgacataatgcttgtgATTGCAGTTTGTATTTCCTGGAATGTGGTTGGTATCTATAACTCCGGATTCGTACAAAGTGTCCGAGAATTGTCTTAAGGTTAATAATTTCAAGCTattcaaaattttcttttcgTGATTGGATCATTGTGTTAGTTTCTCACTGTTTTCTTACAGAAATTCTTGTCTTTGTTACAGGGTTAGATACCATTATTGGACATATGATCTTGCACTGATGCTATACTGGAAGTATAGGTGCTTGGCGTCCCATTTTTTGTGTCTGTTTTTTTAATGTAAATATGGATTTTAAGACACTTTCTCTTGAATTATGGGTTCAGAACAATGCATAGATGGTGCTAGCAACTCGTGTTCGACATGAGTTAGTTTTTGAGCTTCTACCAATTATTCTTCTTTGGGATTTTTTTGGCAGTGATATATCTGTATTCCATTTGCCACCGCACTGATTGTCGATGTTGTGTAATCGTATTTGGCTCAAGACTGAGAAGTGTGAGAAACTGTTACAATGGTGGAGTAAGAGCATGTCATCTCTTATTCCTACTAATTTCTCTGttgaaattatataattttatatcatACATATACAGAAAAAATATGGTGTTTGATCCCCTGACTTTTTCAAGTTTTATTTTCTCCCTCTTCGCTGCTCTTGCCCTCCGCGTCCGCTGTTTCTTAATCCAAATTTGAAGATTAATTTCAGGGAAAACATCATGACCTAGAAACTGGCATCAGGCATGGGTTTGAAGCAATATTTTCTCTGATAACCAGCAGCCCACATGTATAGAGAAAGAGTGACTAAAGAGATAAAACACCTGATACATGTCTTTCGGTTGTTTGTTTGTTTCATATGTAATGGTTTCTATTATATGTTTGAGATTTCATGTATTTACTAAGAGCATATCAATATTTGTTTGAACTACTTTTGAGATAATGAGCAATAATCAACAAAATCTCCTGGAATGTTATCTTCTGCATCCTTCCTGTGTGTAGCAAAAATGAATGAACTTGTGCACAAATGTTTCTTTTGTCCGAATTTGCTTTTGTGCCTGAGTAGACATGTAGAAGATCGGAAGAGTGGTTATACAAATCAGTGGATGTAAATGCTGATATTTGAAAGCTGTCTTTAGAGATGGGAAGCCTCACACCAGCAGATTAGAACAATGCCTTGGTGAATATAGAACCAGAGCTGTTGCACTAAAGTTGGTGCCGGTGGTGACACTTTCAACTCTTGACTTTTTAAGTGCGAGAAACCAAATTGTTGGCGGATTCTACTTCTAGAGACGTTAAATCCGAAGCATTTGCTTCAGTTTTAGGCACTGATTTTTTGTTTTAACTTCTTCTCCGGGTTGAACTGAGAAGTTGAATCTTTCTAGTTTTTTGGTCAAAAATTTCCATTAGACGTattgaaatttgtatgcttTCTTTTCAAGATTGGTTACCAGAGATCATTATTATTGGCAGATGGCCCATTTCCTTTGTAAACTCAATTGGGTTTCCCATTGTTTATGATATTCGAGTGTCTCTTTCTGTTTGGTATGATTTATAATTTGAAAATCGGAAAAGGGTAAAAACACGCAATAAAACCATTTGTATCTGTTTAGTATGATAACAACTAGAAAATTAGAAAAGGGTACATACACTCGCAATAACAGCATCTGTATCTCCTATCGGTCAATTTTACACAAACTCTGGTTTGATCGTTTTTTGATGAATTAGTTTGTAAAAAAGATTTTCATTTGATCCGAttgataaaaaatattatatttttatgcaaaaaaatattatttgtttaCTCTACAAATGATTCGAATCGACCTGTCTCACAATTGATTtactccaatttttttttttttaatctaaaataTGTGCATTTGTAAAACATAAGTCGGTCATCTGTGCAGATTGATGCAGCGTGTGCATGCATTATTTACTCCCTCCGTCATAATTATATAGACAtctcttttttttatttgtatcaAATAAAGACATATATCatgtttaataatatttttttatacccCTTTACTAGTATATCTTTATAACCTACACTTTGAAAATTGTACAATCATTTTttgaatacattaaataggaaTAAAATAGGTagtttgtataaaatttattttctcaattatttttattaatctatgtgaaaaaaaataaaactatataaTCGCGACAAAATAAATACTATCTAGAGACAGTCCATTTTTTTCGCGCATCTATCCTTTTTGAAGGTATTACTTATTAGTCTTCGAGCAAATTAAGGGATAAAGTGCTCATTAGCATCTCTTTGGGTCTGTTTGAATAGtttttttattagattttttacGATATGAATTATGATATCGTTCGTTTTCAAATGCCTCCCTCAATTTTTACCAAAAAACATCAATTTTCTATATATCTAATTATGGATTAATATTATCATAAAATAACGTTCCtgtccaaaataaataaatacttcaaaattttgataCGGAATCCTAACTGGACTAAAATCAGAGACAATTAGGCCCAATGATATGAGAACACAATTTGGGCCAGGGCCCGTTTCATAGAAGAACTCTGCATTTTATTTTGATGGTAAACGCTGAACGGAAGTGAAATGGAAGAGCAAGGACAAGGCGGAGCGGGAGCCGTCGTGAGTGGGGTGGAGCAGTACTGGTGGTGGGCCGCCGCCAGCGCAGCTCAATTAGGGTGGGGGATCTCCTCATTCAGAAAAGGACACGCCGGAGACTCGCGTCTGATGCCCTTTAAGGCTTTCTCAGTCGCCTCCCTCTTCGTCGGCGCCTCCGCCTGCGCCGCCATTGCTTCTCTCCGAGCTTCCGGCATCCATTCTGTATGTGTTCTTTAAtatccatctttcttttctGTTTAGATGCAACTGAATATTGCAGTAAGCAGAAAAAGATCAAAATTTTCCATCCATTTCCACCAGCATTTGAGTGAATTTTtactttaaaaatttaatacgAATTTCCCTTTCTTTTCCTTCCATTAAAATCTCCCAAATCATCAAAGTTTATTAAATTTCTTTAATCTTTTCTTTTGCATTCTCCTTAATTAAACTTGTCACTGTTGTTtttttgtttggtttgatgATACGTTGTAGGTAGAAGACATGAAGGTGGTGGGTGCAAATATAAGGACAGGATTAGGAGTACGTCCTAGAGAAGGCAACGGCAGAGGGCCATGATACAAAtacatttttgttttttaagtTCTCTATATAACGTTACCAAGTTCtgttttttactttttattcGGGTGGTTTTGTTATTATTGGATCTCGAACTCGAGAACGATGTAAATTTTGGAATATATTGATGTCGAATGATTTGCTACACCAAGGATTGATTCATCAGTAATTGTGATCCAtaaaaagggaaaagaaaagagcacaaaaaagaaagaaaacgcTGAGaagaaaaattgaaagaaagaaaaaccaAGAAACCATCGATAAATTTTAAACATACTGCACTCCTCTCCCAGTAAAAGTCACAAGTACAGCACTCAAAGAAACCCCTCACAGCAACTACATCGAACAGAACTTCAAAACAACATTTCTGAACAACTAGTGCTATGGTCAAATGTACACAGCGCAGACTCAATCGAACACGTCCTGcattgctttgataccaaaatttaaacaaaaaaccCAAAATTTCATTATGTGATGGGTTCTTGCAAGTAAATGAGATCAACATCCATGGAATGTTTTCAACTTCAGGGTTGTACGTTGTCTCACGCTGGAACATAAGACTCGAGCATTAGTTGAGCTGGTGAAGGCGATGTGACTTCAACAATTAGGTACATGAACTTCCACTGCTTGTCCGCCTTGTCTTTAAACATCTCTGCATAAACTTTGCCAGCCCCGTTTGGACCACGGATTTGGAAATTAACCTTCAAGAAAAATATGTCAGCCTTGAAATGTTTCAAATCTAGTTTCAGCTATAATGAATTAGCACATAAAATACGAATAGCAATTTTGAATCCGCTAAAATTGTCACTCAGGGGTCATGATCATGGATGGATCCCAATCCCCAGATTTTTTAGAGAGAGCATGGGGCAATTTACTACGCGCGCGGGGACAAaactttgattttaaaaaacaaataagtATAAAATGCATCTGTTCTTCCCCAACTGACTGCCCTGTCTCCTTGTCACCTTGCGTGCAAAATGACTCTTCACCGGATCAGAGAAATCTGCTCTGTAGCCTAAGAAATGTCATCAAATTCTTCTCCCCTACAAATATGGGGATGaggattatagaaaattttaGTTACCACTTACCACAACATGTTCAACGTCATCTTCGTCAGTCCATTTAGTATTGGGTATATGTTGTCGGGCAGCACGATTCCTACTTTCTGATCCATAACCTGTAACTGGGGTTCCAATTCTAACCCTGACCTGTTGAATTGGAGGGAATAGGAATCATTTTCAGCAGCCAAGatacaaacacacacacattgAAACCTTTTTTTTCCCcaaattttaatatatcttGTTGGATTAATTGCATAAACAACATTTCAGCCCCAACAATTCATTGCACAAACGTAACTAGTCTTTAACACAAAAAAGCACCTCAGTGTTATCTTGATGAAGTGTGTTTGGCTTTCCCTAAATGGCCCCTCTTTTCATTCAActtctttatttaatttgtgtATATCAAGACTTCTCATTTTAACAATTTCCCCCCcctcaaatttaaaattctagACACTCAAAATGTCTTACACGTAGCTGTGTCTATTAACCACTATTTTGCATACGACAACTTAGTTTCTAAATTTGAAGAAGCAAATATATCTCATTCATCCACTGATGCTCAACAACAGAAAGAATGATATCATGATATAATCTTGGTGGATACTTACTTGACTGTCATTCTGAATCCGTTCAAGAGCCTTCCCGAATATTTTGTACCTAAAATGATCAAAGAGTGTCAACTAAATAATGGGAATCAccaaacaacaaaaaaatggCAACCTTAGAAATATCCATGTTCAGgcagataaataattaaattggaAAAGAAATAGAAACGAATGAAATGCAGCTCACTCTTTTGGTTCAAATATCAGTTCCTTGAAAACCCCATACGCTGCAGCCCCAGCAATGCCAAGCCCTGCAAGAATGATAAGACTGTATGAAGCTCCTTCTGTAAATGTCACCGGCTTCTCTGGGATATTATATGTCGGAGCATCAAAGGGATCCTCGATGGTGGATATATTTTTTTGAGTCTGTCAAAATGGGAATGGATTCTAAATTATGAGTATTTTTTTCATACAATGAGCCACAAGTACACCTAATTATTTAATCATTCTATTGAGTTTTGAAAAGTAGAAATATAATTGAAGAGTTAACACATCACAACACATGATTTACATAATTCGACATGACCTACATCTAGACACAATACCTAGATTGTCGAAATCTCTCTCAATTTAGAATACAAATATCACCGTCAATTTCCTACCTAAATAACAATTATACCATATCAAAGATATGTTATACAGATATGATTGTAACACATTTTTTAAACATAAATATGAATGCAACTTGATAAGGAACTTCATAAGGCCATTACTTTTGGCATGTAGCTGAGAATCATAATTCATATCGCTGATGATCCAACGTTAATTAGCCTAGCCTACATGACAAGATCAACCACTAATCGCAATTGTTTTTTCTACATTAATTAAAATATCTGGGCAACAAATAATACATGGGAACTGAAAATTTCATGAGATGCGTTAAAACTTACCTGCGGAATCTCCGCCATTTACtttacaataataatattaaaaaaaaaaggtagcCGTGAAGAAAATTGTAAAGTCTGTCTATTTTTTCTGGCAGAAAAATTTGACTCTAGTATCTTTAAACCAATAAGAAATCATAGAACAATTTCTAGAACATGGTGAAGCCATTGTATAAACATCAACGTAGAAATTCTTTAACCGAGGGTAGAACCTCAGATTCTTTTTTCCTAGTAGACTCGGTAGTTCCGGATGAAAGGCATCTAACAAGACAAGCAGTTCTCATATTTTCTCTGCCACTCATGGCAAGTTGAAATGGGGACTGATAGATAATAGCATTTCGCCTGGCCCTGTGATCTCTGCGTTGGATACATTGATCTGTCAATGAATATCAATATAATTCATAGTTAATAGAAAGCCTATTTAAGCTataaatttggaaaaaaatccCCCAAATCTAAAAAATTAAGTAAAAAGGGAAAAACAAAGAACAAAGTCTACTGTCTGCTGATTTAAACATGGATCACCGTACATGTGCTCCCATATTAGCAAACAATCAATGAATGATCTTGCAGTCTACAAAAAATATGTAATTGACCAATGTCATTAAGCAGGTGAATTTGATGGCAAGTATCTACCGATGAAAGTAACTGAATGATGAAGTTTTGTATCTATCGTAAAATTCCAACCGGGGATGGTAAGTAAGCTACACAAAAGTGTTTGAGCTATATTTATATTAGCTCAAATCAATAACTCCTAATCTTCTAATGTCAAGGCAAGGTATCCAAATTGTGTTGTCAATACCGTTTTCAGAGATCGGTCGGTACTCGGTAGGATGTCTTATCCTTTAcatgtaatttttatatttacgAATGAGTCAGATATATGATCAAGAAAATATGTGCTGAGCTACATTGCCCGGGAGGAACAAATGAGAGGAATACGTTAAAAAATGAACAATCTGTAGGTTCAACTTTCAGCAATTATAGACAATCCCAGGCACATTGCAGGCGTATAacagaaaataaattttgccacaGTAAATACATACTAACCACCAATTCGATATGTAacctgcaaaaaaaaaaaagaaaagaaaagaaaaggaataaTAGTATTAGTCATAGTTAATGAGTGAAGAATTAACTCATCAAAAGAATTCATAAGCAAGATTTCAACATGAGCGTAACATAAATATCTGACGATGTGTGGTCATACAATTTATATGCAG comes from Henckelia pumila isolate YLH828 chromosome 4, ASM3356847v2, whole genome shotgun sequence and encodes:
- the LOC140863741 gene encoding uncharacterized protein; protein product: MASTVPAKSQPLHNFNLPHLKWNKDGHSNAHHQRRRSVKSPLRRPNPSPVSPLRHSPLRDSVSASPLGDSASPLAFESTDKLLKRSKVGGGESSNQSSEGVWTKQSLMGGDSVKKLPIRGDSVRQSSKREFAAESEALGENKGCLIEYRRNHSKNPSRVSIKNGAYASNSERAEEKPGKKQKVIDGGSNTVNKSKILIKIPPKNKSEEDGSILEGLRELDINDDGDETRVVEEEGKTGNNIDEETKIWNLRPRKPINKCVNMNGDGARIIASAMSDKNKAHSPSRNQTNRSGEIEGNCGGGGGGEKKVKKKLSVLIALTKEEIEEDIFSMTGSKPARRPRKRAKNVQKQVDFVFPGMWLVSITPDSYKVSENCLKG
- the LOC140863061 gene encoding probable mitochondrial import inner membrane translocase subunit TIM21 isoform X2, with protein sequence MWALLKFHFWPQKDLKSVIFPKGLHIELVVNQCIQRRDHRARRNAIIYQSPFQLAMSGRENMRTACLVRCLSSGTTESTRKKESETQKNISTIEDPFDAPTYNIPEKPVTFTEGASYSLIILAGLGIAGAAAYGVFKELIFEPKEYKIFGKALERIQNDSQVRVRIGTPVTGYGSESRNRAARQHIPNTKWTDEDDVEHVVVNFQIRGPNGAGKVYAEMFKDKADKQWKFMYLIVEVTSPSPAQLMLESYVPA
- the LOC140863061 gene encoding probable mitochondrial import inner membrane translocase subunit TIM21 isoform X3, whose protein sequence is MMNLFKRNGFAMKKNKWLNTAGSLFSGLEHTPSKSVPDVGFAEVSFLAAERSEIGDFSKRVTYRIGDQCIQRRDHRARRNAIIYQSPFQLAMSGRENMRTACLVRCLSSGTTESTRKKESETQKNISTIEDPFDAPTYNIPEKPVTFTEGASYSLIILAGLGIAGAAAYGVFKELIFEPKEYKIFGKALERIQNDSQVRVRIGTPVTGYGSESRNRAARQHIPNTKWTDEDDVEHVVSRFL
- the LOC140863062 gene encoding uncharacterized protein isoform X1, whose amino-acid sequence is MEEQGQGGAGAVVSGVEQYWWWAAASAAQLGWGISSFRKGHAGDSRLMPFKAFSVASLFVGASACAAIASLRASGIHSVEDMKVVGANIRTGLGVRPREGNGRGP
- the LOC140863061 gene encoding probable mitochondrial import inner membrane translocase subunit TIM21 isoform X1, which produces MMNLFKRNGFAMKKNKWLNTAGSLFSGLEHTPSKSVPDVGFAEVSFLAAERSEIGDFSKRVTYRIGDQCIQRRDHRARRNAIIYQSPFQLAMSGRENMRTACLVRCLSSGTTESTRKKESETQKNISTIEDPFDAPTYNIPEKPVTFTEGASYSLIILAGLGIAGAAAYGVFKELIFEPKEYKIFGKALERIQNDSQVRVRIGTPVTGYGSESRNRAARQHIPNTKWTDEDDVEHVVVNFQIRGPNGAGKVYAEMFKDKADKQWKFMYLIVEVTSPSPAQLMLESYVPA
- the LOC140863062 gene encoding uncharacterized protein isoform X2; its protein translation is MEEQGQGGAGAVVSGVEQYWWWAAASAAQLGWGISSFRKGHAGDSRLMPFKAFSVASLFVGASACAAIASLRASGIHST